Proteins from a genomic interval of Streptomyces sp. Tu6071:
- a CDS encoding 6-phospho-beta-glucosidase, whose protein sequence is MKLTVVGGGSTYTPELIDGFARLRDTLPIEELVLVDPAAERLELVGGLARRIFAKQGHPGKIVTTSDLDAGVEGADAVLLQLRVGGQAARDQDETWPLECGCVGQETTGAGGLAKALRTVPLVLDIAERVRRTNPNAWIIDFTNPVGIVTRALLTAGHKAVGLCNVAIGFQRKFAKFLDVAPSEVHLDHVGLNHLTWELGARLGGPEGENVLPRLLIEHLDAIAEDLHMPSDVVTRLGVVPSYYLRYYYQHDAVVREQRTKPTRASEVAAMEKQLLELYGDPKLDVKPELLAKRGGAFYSEAAVDLAAGLLGRSADGMATGGSPYQVVNTFNKGTLPFLPDDAVIEVQASIDATGATPLPVPTLDPLYAGLIAHTTAYENLALEAALHGSRDAVFKALLAHPLVGQIEYAEKLTDELIAHNREHLAWA, encoded by the coding sequence ATGAAGCTCACCGTGGTCGGCGGCGGATCGACCTATACCCCCGAACTCATCGACGGCTTCGCCCGCCTGCGCGACACCCTGCCCATCGAGGAACTGGTCCTGGTCGACCCGGCGGCCGAGCGGCTGGAACTCGTCGGCGGCCTCGCCCGGCGCATCTTCGCCAAGCAGGGCCACCCCGGCAAGATCGTCACCACCTCCGACCTGGACGCGGGTGTCGAGGGCGCGGACGCCGTGCTCCTCCAGCTCCGCGTCGGCGGCCAGGCGGCCCGCGACCAGGACGAGACGTGGCCGCTGGAGTGCGGCTGCGTCGGCCAGGAGACGACGGGCGCGGGCGGCCTCGCCAAGGCGCTGCGCACCGTGCCGCTCGTCCTCGACATCGCCGAGCGCGTGCGCCGCACCAACCCGAACGCGTGGATCATCGACTTCACCAACCCGGTCGGTATCGTCACGCGCGCCCTGCTCACCGCCGGGCACAAGGCGGTCGGCCTGTGCAACGTGGCGATCGGTTTCCAGCGCAAGTTCGCCAAGTTCCTCGACGTGGCGCCCTCCGAGGTCCACCTCGACCACGTCGGCCTCAACCACCTCACGTGGGAGCTGGGCGCCCGGCTCGGCGGCCCCGAGGGCGAGAACGTGCTGCCGAGGCTGCTCATCGAGCACCTCGACGCGATCGCCGAGGACCTGCACATGCCGAGCGACGTCGTCACGCGGCTCGGCGTCGTCCCCTCGTACTACCTGCGGTACTACTACCAGCACGACGCCGTCGTGCGGGAGCAGCGCACCAAGCCGACCCGCGCCTCCGAGGTCGCGGCGATGGAGAAGCAGCTCCTGGAGCTGTACGGGGACCCGAAGCTCGACGTGAAGCCGGAGCTGCTCGCCAAGCGCGGCGGGGCCTTCTACTCCGAGGCCGCCGTCGACCTCGCCGCCGGCCTGCTGGGCCGCTCGGCGGACGGCATGGCGACGGGCGGCTCGCCGTACCAGGTCGTCAACACCTTCAACAAGGGCACGCTCCCGTTCCTCCCCGACGACGCCGTCATCGAGGTGCAGGCGAGCATCGACGCGACCGGGGCGACCCCGCTGCCCGTGCCCACGCTCGACCCGCTGTACGCCGGGCTCATCGCGCACACCACGGCGTACGAGAACCTGGCGCTCGAAGCGGCGCTGCACGGCAGCCGCGACGCCGTCTTCAAGGCGCTCCTCGCGCACCCACTGGTCGGCCAGATCGAGTACGCGGAAAAGCTCACGGACGAGCTGATCGCGCACAACAGGGAGCACCTGGCGTGGGCCTGA
- a CDS encoding carbohydrate ABC transporter permease: MTSTTLNPPLQATAGDTGTARAPRAGKRKKALNFIAVHTVAIAVALLFILPFVFVFLTSVMSDSQAMSGDLWPSSWHWDNYSKVFHTDGFLTWWKNSIIYAVAGTFFTVCSSVPVAYALAKFRFRGRKTAMIMVISTMMLPPQVIVIPMYLVWAQQFHLSGSLWPLIIPMAFGDAYSIFLLRQFLLTIPKEYMESARVDGCGEFKTLVKVIVPMAKPGIAAVALFQFFYCWNDYFGPQIYAAQNPGAWTLSYGLESFKSAHAVNWNMTMAATLLIMAPVVIVFFFAQKAFVEGVTLTGVKG, encoded by the coding sequence ATGACCTCGACCACTTTGAACCCGCCGCTCCAGGCGACCGCCGGGGACACGGGGACGGCTCGCGCGCCGCGTGCGGGCAAGCGCAAGAAGGCGCTCAACTTCATCGCCGTGCACACCGTCGCGATCGCCGTGGCGCTCCTGTTCATCCTGCCGTTCGTCTTCGTCTTCCTGACCTCGGTGATGAGCGACAGCCAGGCGATGAGCGGCGACCTGTGGCCCAGCTCCTGGCACTGGGACAACTACTCGAAGGTCTTCCACACCGACGGGTTCCTGACCTGGTGGAAGAACTCGATCATCTACGCGGTGGCCGGCACCTTCTTCACGGTGTGCTCCTCCGTGCCCGTCGCCTACGCCCTCGCGAAGTTCCGCTTCCGGGGCCGCAAGACGGCGATGATCATGGTGATCTCGACGATGATGCTGCCCCCGCAGGTCATCGTGATCCCGATGTACCTCGTGTGGGCGCAGCAGTTCCACCTCTCCGGCTCTCTGTGGCCGCTCATCATCCCGATGGCCTTCGGCGACGCGTACTCGATCTTCCTGCTCCGCCAGTTCCTGCTGACGATCCCGAAGGAGTACATGGAGTCGGCGCGGGTGGACGGCTGCGGCGAGTTCAAGACCCTCGTCAAGGTCATCGTCCCGATGGCCAAGCCCGGGATCGCCGCCGTGGCCCTCTTCCAGTTCTTCTACTGCTGGAACGACTACTTCGGCCCGCAGATCTACGCGGCGCAGAACCCCGGCGCCTGGACGCTCAGCTACGGACTCGAATCCTTCAAGAGCGCTCACGCCGTGAACTGGAACATGACGATGGCGGCCACGCTGCTGATCATGGCGCCCGTCGTCATCGTCTTCTTCTTCGCACAGAAAGCCTTCGTCGAAGGCGTCACTCTCACCGGGGTCAAGGGCTGA
- a CDS encoding carbohydrate ABC transporter permease, with protein MALSFPAGRAGTKDGTSGGAGDGSEGGTLRKNGTPRDSAPLRRKKNRARLRTVGFLSPWLIGFSVFFAYPLIATVYFSFMHYNQIKSPTFVGLKNWKYVFTQMPLFGPSLWNTLWLVVVMVALRVVFGLGIGLLVTKIKSGVGIFRTIFYLPYLAPPVAATVAFVFLLNPSTGPVNELLGHLGIDAPTWFNDPHWSKPSLVMLSLWGIGDLMVIFMAALLDVPKEQYEAAELDGANAISKFRYVTWPSITPIVMFAVVTGVVQTMQYYTQALVAGKLASGVNIGPGSVIQPGYPDHSTITVPQLVYSMGFQNFNTGAACVLSLVLFAIAMAVTLLLMRKSTGLLTED; from the coding sequence ATGGCACTCTCCTTCCCGGCCGGACGCGCCGGCACCAAGGACGGCACGAGCGGCGGCGCGGGCGACGGCTCCGAGGGCGGCACGCTCCGGAAGAACGGCACGCCCCGCGACAGCGCGCCCCTGCGCCGCAAGAAGAACCGCGCGCGACTGCGCACGGTCGGATTCCTCTCCCCGTGGCTCATCGGCTTCTCGGTCTTCTTCGCTTATCCGCTGATAGCGACCGTCTACTTCTCGTTCATGCACTACAACCAGATCAAGTCCCCGACCTTCGTGGGGCTGAAGAACTGGAAGTACGTGTTCACGCAGATGCCGCTCTTCGGCCCCTCGCTGTGGAACACGCTGTGGCTCGTCGTGGTCATGGTGGCGCTGCGGGTGGTCTTCGGACTCGGCATCGGGCTGCTCGTCACGAAGATCAAGTCCGGGGTCGGCATCTTCCGGACCATCTTCTACCTGCCGTACCTCGCCCCGCCCGTCGCGGCCACGGTCGCCTTCGTCTTCCTGCTCAACCCGTCCACGGGTCCGGTCAACGAGCTGCTCGGCCACCTCGGCATCGACGCGCCGACGTGGTTCAACGACCCGCACTGGTCGAAGCCCTCGCTCGTGATGCTCTCGCTGTGGGGCATCGGCGACCTGATGGTCATCTTCATGGCGGCGCTGCTCGACGTGCCGAAGGAGCAGTACGAGGCGGCCGAGCTGGACGGCGCGAACGCGATCAGCAAGTTCCGCTACGTGACGTGGCCCTCGATCACGCCGATCGTGATGTTCGCCGTGGTCACGGGCGTCGTGCAGACGATGCAGTACTACACGCAGGCGCTCGTCGCGGGGAAGCTCGCCTCCGGCGTCAACATCGGCCCCGGTTCGGTCATCCAGCCCGGCTACCCGGACCACTCGACCATCACGGTCCCCCAGCTCGTCTACTCGATGGGCTTCCAGAACTTCAACACCGGCGCCGCGTGCGTGCTCTCGCTCGTGCTCTTCGCCATCGCCATGGCCGTCACCCTGCTGCTCATGCGCAAGAGCACCGGCCTGCTGACGGAGGACTGA
- a CDS encoding extracellular solute-binding protein, translating into MIPLAGLASAALVLTGCANPSTGSADDDPTKPVTIKFWHGWSAPGEVKAINDSIARFEKLHPNIHVQATGNVSDETINQALRAGGSKAPDVVTSFTTNNVGQYCSSGMWADLDPFMKKNGIDKNKVFPKTLLDYTQYEGTQCALPLLADAYGMYYNKDLFKAAGISRPPHTISEMKADAAKLTEKNSNGTLKRAGFMPNFRLYQNSPDRMFAQWGPEYFTKKGKAQLAEEPKTYAFFKAMDDISKAQGGYGKLERLRGSFGDEMSAQNGFLTQKLAMHLDGEWRGLMLDDAKAKFDWGVAPLPVPDDQAETYGRGYLTGTVAGVAHSSKHQNAAFELVRYLTTDTEQVVDFANAIHNVPSTFAALKSPKLDADPSFQQFIKIAQNPDSQAIPPSNNGGQYITSLQDFSYSVEEGKVHNLKKGLEDLDHQIDADNLQSEN; encoded by the coding sequence GTGATCCCGCTCGCCGGGCTCGCGAGCGCCGCGCTCGTCCTGACCGGCTGCGCGAACCCGAGCACGGGCAGCGCGGACGACGACCCGACCAAGCCCGTCACGATCAAGTTCTGGCACGGCTGGTCGGCGCCCGGCGAGGTCAAGGCGATCAACGACTCGATCGCCCGTTTCGAGAAGCTGCACCCGAACATCCACGTGCAGGCGACCGGCAACGTCAGCGACGAGACGATCAACCAGGCGCTGCGCGCCGGTGGTTCGAAGGCCCCCGACGTCGTGACCTCGTTCACGACCAACAACGTGGGGCAGTACTGCTCCTCGGGCATGTGGGCCGATCTCGATCCGTTCATGAAGAAGAACGGCATCGACAAGAACAAGGTCTTCCCGAAGACGCTGCTCGACTACACGCAGTACGAGGGCACGCAGTGCGCCCTGCCGCTGCTCGCCGACGCGTACGGGATGTACTACAACAAGGACCTCTTCAAGGCCGCCGGGATCTCCCGGCCCCCGCACACGATCTCGGAGATGAAGGCGGACGCCGCCAAGCTCACCGAGAAGAACTCCAACGGGACGCTCAAGCGTGCCGGTTTCATGCCCAACTTCCGTCTGTACCAGAACAGCCCCGACCGGATGTTCGCGCAGTGGGGCCCGGAGTACTTCACCAAGAAGGGCAAGGCCCAGCTCGCCGAGGAGCCGAAGACCTACGCCTTCTTCAAGGCGATGGACGACATCTCCAAGGCGCAGGGCGGCTACGGGAAGCTGGAGCGCCTGCGCGGTTCCTTCGGCGACGAGATGTCCGCGCAGAACGGTTTCCTCACGCAGAAGCTCGCGATGCACCTCGACGGCGAGTGGCGCGGTCTCATGCTCGACGACGCGAAGGCGAAGTTCGACTGGGGTGTCGCCCCGCTCCCCGTACCGGACGACCAGGCCGAGACCTACGGGCGCGGCTACCTGACCGGGACCGTCGCGGGCGTGGCGCACAGCAGCAAGCACCAGAACGCGGCCTTCGAGCTGGTCAGGTACCTGACCACGGACACCGAGCAGGTCGTGGACTTCGCCAACGCGATCCACAACGTGCCCTCGACCTTCGCGGCGCTCAAGTCGCCGAAGCTCGACGCGGACCCGTCCTTCCAGCAGTTCATCAAGATCGCCCAGAACCCCGACAGCCAGGCGATCCCGCCCTCCAACAACGGCGGGCAGTACATCACCTCCCTCCAGGATTTCTCGTACTCGGTCGAGGAGGGCAAGGTCCACAACCTCAAGAAGGGGCTTGAGGACCTGGACCACCAGATCGACGCCGACAACCTCCAGTCCGAGAACTGA
- a CDS encoding ROK family transcriptional regulator, with protein MASSTTPGTPAATPGTPAVLRAMNDRAALDLLVLHGPLTRTRIGELTGLSKPTTSQLLARLETAGLVRSSGSESGRPGPKALLYEVDPSAAHVAALSVGHTGISAVVADVTGRVVGRGRVEADAVAEDVRNRTAQLVHEAVEAALAEAGLRADRLHHTVIGTPGALDPVSGELRYAPHLPGWHSRTLLAELTEEIGTPVRIENDVNLAALAEQYQGAAQDHDDFVLAWVDRGVGAAIVLGGTLLRGATGGAGEIGYMPLPGAPLARGGEGATAGDDGGGGLQSLVSVPAVRALAGDAPLAEALTVPAVLDEIARRLATGIAAVVAVVDPELVVLSGQVAEAGGEELRTRVEAELTGLALPRPLLRISELEGDPILVGALHIALEQARDAVFDTS; from the coding sequence ATGGCTTCCAGCACCACCCCCGGCACCCCGGCCGCGACGCCCGGCACCCCCGCCGTCCTGCGCGCGATGAACGACCGCGCCGCTCTCGACCTGCTCGTCCTGCACGGGCCGCTCACCCGGACCCGGATAGGAGAGCTGACCGGGCTCTCGAAGCCGACGACCTCGCAGTTGCTCGCGCGGCTCGAAACCGCCGGGCTCGTGCGCAGCAGCGGGAGCGAGAGCGGCAGGCCGGGCCCCAAGGCACTGCTGTACGAGGTCGACCCGAGCGCGGCGCACGTCGCCGCGCTGAGCGTCGGGCACACCGGGATCAGCGCCGTCGTGGCCGATGTCACGGGCCGGGTCGTCGGGCGCGGGCGCGTCGAGGCCGACGCGGTCGCCGAGGACGTACGCAACCGGACCGCGCAGCTCGTGCACGAAGCCGTCGAGGCCGCGCTCGCCGAGGCCGGCCTGCGCGCCGACCGCCTCCACCACACCGTGATCGGCACGCCGGGGGCGCTCGACCCGGTCAGCGGCGAGCTGCGCTACGCGCCGCACCTGCCCGGCTGGCACTCCCGCACGCTCCTCGCCGAGCTGACCGAGGAGATCGGCACGCCCGTACGGATCGAGAACGACGTCAATCTCGCGGCGCTCGCCGAGCAGTACCAGGGCGCGGCGCAGGACCACGACGACTTCGTGCTCGCCTGGGTGGACCGCGGCGTCGGCGCCGCGATCGTGCTCGGCGGCACGCTCCTGCGCGGCGCGACGGGCGGCGCGGGCGAGATCGGCTACATGCCGCTGCCCGGTGCCCCGCTCGCGCGCGGCGGCGAGGGCGCGACCGCCGGGGACGACGGGGGCGGCGGCCTCCAGAGCCTCGTATCCGTTCCGGCGGTACGGGCCCTCGCGGGCGACGCGCCGCTCGCCGAGGCGCTCACCGTGCCCGCCGTGCTCGACGAGATCGCGCGGCGGCTCGCCACCGGGATAGCGGCGGTCGTCGCCGTGGTCGATCCCGAACTCGTCGTGCTCTCCGGGCAGGTCGCGGAGGCGGGCGGCGAGGAGCTGCGCACGCGCGTCGAGGCGGAGCTGACCGGGCTCGCGCTGCCCAGGCCGCTGCTGCGCATCAGTGAGCTGGAGGGCGACCCGATCCTCGTCGGGGCCCTGCACATCGCGCTCGAACAGGCCCGCGACGCCGTCTTCGACACCAGTTGA
- a CDS encoding NUDIX hydrolase — translation MARWPVSVKAVTLDARDRVLLLRNERDEWELPGGHLDPADAGPEAAVVRELGEEAGWGVRPVALLDSWLYEPLPGQRVLILTYGCHLLTPDQAPVLSIEHRELGLFAEGEVVGLRMPEGYKRSVARWYGTLRARAAQGPGSAA, via the coding sequence ATGGCGCGCTGGCCGGTCTCGGTAAAGGCCGTGACGCTGGACGCGAGGGACCGCGTCCTCCTCCTGCGCAACGAACGCGACGAGTGGGAACTCCCCGGCGGCCACCTCGACCCGGCCGACGCGGGCCCCGAAGCGGCGGTGGTGCGGGAACTGGGGGAGGAGGCGGGCTGGGGCGTGCGGCCGGTCGCCCTCCTGGACTCCTGGCTCTACGAGCCACTGCCGGGCCAACGGGTCCTGATCCTGACGTACGGCTGCCACCTGCTGACGCCCGACCAGGCTCCCGTACTGAGCATCGAGCACCGGGAGTTGGGGCTCTTCGCGGAGGGGGAGGTGGTGGGGCTGCGGATGCCGGAAGGGTACAAGCGGTCGGTGGCGCGGTGGTACGGGACCCTGCGGGCGCGCGCGGCGCAGGGGCCAGGGTCCGCCGCGTAA
- a CDS encoding cellulase family glycosylhydrolase — translation MVKRLMAVLAACAMALGLTALTGSPASAAAGCKVEYSVSNQWQDGYQATVRVTNLGDPVTGWKLSFSLPGTGQKVVQGWNGTWSQSGATAGVTNTDWNRTLATGASADLGYVGAFSGANPAPTSFALNGVACTGSTGGGGEQPGGTGTPVATNGQLHVCGTHLCNQYDRPIQLRGMSTHGIQWFSKCYNPASLDALAKDWKADLLRIAMYVQEDGYETDPAAFTARVNSLVDEAEARGMYALIDFHTLTPGDPNYNLERAKTFFASVAARNANKKNVIYEIANEPNGVSWQAIKNYAEQVIPVIRAADPDAVVIVGTRGWSSLGVSDGSDENEIVNNPVNASNIMYAFHFYAASHKDNYRTTVNRAASRLPLFVTEFGTVSATGGGDLDRSSTTAWLDLLDQQQISYANWTFSDAPESSAALKPGTCDGTDYASAGTLTESGTLLKARISTPDNFPTS, via the coding sequence ATGGTGAAACGCCTCATGGCCGTGCTCGCGGCCTGCGCGATGGCGCTCGGGCTCACCGCCCTGACCGGCTCGCCGGCGTCGGCCGCCGCCGGCTGCAAGGTTGAGTACAGCGTCAGCAATCAGTGGCAGGACGGCTACCAGGCCACGGTCAGGGTGACCAACCTCGGCGACCCGGTGACCGGCTGGAAGCTCAGCTTCTCGCTCCCCGGCACGGGCCAGAAGGTGGTGCAGGGCTGGAACGGTACGTGGTCGCAGTCCGGCGCGACGGCCGGCGTCACGAACACCGACTGGAACCGCACGCTCGCGACCGGCGCCTCCGCCGACCTCGGCTACGTCGGCGCCTTCAGCGGCGCGAACCCCGCTCCCACCTCGTTCGCCCTCAACGGCGTGGCCTGCACCGGCTCGACGGGCGGAGGAGGGGAACAGCCAGGCGGCACCGGAACGCCCGTCGCCACGAACGGACAGCTCCATGTCTGCGGCACGCACCTGTGCAACCAGTACGACCGTCCCATCCAGCTGCGCGGCATGAGCACGCACGGCATCCAGTGGTTCAGCAAGTGCTACAACCCCGCCTCGCTCGACGCGCTCGCGAAGGACTGGAAGGCGGATCTGCTCCGCATCGCGATGTACGTGCAGGAGGACGGCTACGAGACCGACCCGGCCGCCTTCACGGCCCGCGTCAACTCGCTCGTGGACGAGGCCGAGGCGCGCGGGATGTACGCCCTGATCGACTTCCACACGCTCACGCCGGGCGACCCCAACTACAACCTGGAGCGGGCGAAGACGTTCTTCGCCTCGGTGGCGGCACGCAACGCGAACAAGAAGAACGTGATCTACGAGATCGCCAACGAGCCGAACGGCGTGAGCTGGCAGGCCATCAAGAACTACGCGGAGCAGGTCATCCCGGTGATCCGCGCCGCCGACCCGGACGCGGTCGTCATCGTCGGCACGCGCGGCTGGTCCTCGCTCGGGGTCTCGGACGGCTCGGACGAGAACGAGATCGTCAACAACCCGGTCAACGCGAGCAACATCATGTACGCCTTCCACTTCTACGCCGCGAGCCACAAGGACAACTACCGCACGACGGTGAACCGGGCGGCGTCCCGGCTGCCGCTCTTCGTCACGGAGTTCGGCACGGTGAGCGCGACGGGCGGCGGCGATCTGGACCGTTCGAGCACGACGGCCTGGCTCGACCTGCTCGACCAGCAGCAGATCAGCTACGCGAACTGGACCTTCTCCGACGCCCCCGAATCAAGCGCGGCTCTGAAACCGGGCACGTGCGACGGCACGGACTACGCGAGCGCGGGAACCCTGACGGAATCGGGAACCTTGCTGAAGGCCCGCATCAGCACCCCGGACAACTTCCCGACGAGCTGA
- a CDS encoding mechanosensitive ion channel family protein has product MEVPVVSPVLLATGASPDPVTFQDAQESATDAAGWVRENWSDWLGVGLRIVMIVVIALVLRQVVRRTITRFIARMNRPGENAATSALGGLLVNAERRRQRSEAIGSVLRSVASFLILGTAALMVLSTFKINLAPLLASAGVAGVAIGFGARNLVTDFLSGVFMILEDQYGVGDTIDAGVASGEVIEVGLRVTKLRGDNGEIWYIRNGEVKRIGNLSQGWATAGVDVTVKTEEDLDRVKATLASVAEAMSKEEPWSERLWGPVETLGLESVLLDSMVVRVAARTMPGQAVAVERELRWRIKHAFDKEGISIVGGMPVSSPAADGSDAAAGVAAPSAYASTTSPQSLNASPLPPQTPLQK; this is encoded by the coding sequence ATGGAGGTCCCCGTGGTGTCGCCCGTCCTCTTGGCCACCGGTGCGAGCCCTGATCCGGTCACTTTCCAGGACGCCCAGGAGAGCGCCACGGACGCGGCCGGCTGGGTGCGCGAGAACTGGTCCGACTGGCTCGGCGTGGGACTGCGCATCGTCATGATCGTGGTCATCGCGCTCGTCCTGCGCCAAGTCGTACGCCGTACGATCACCCGTTTCATAGCCCGGATGAACCGCCCCGGCGAGAACGCGGCGACCAGCGCGCTCGGCGGTCTGCTCGTCAACGCGGAGCGCCGCCGCCAGCGCTCGGAGGCCATAGGGTCCGTCCTCCGCTCCGTCGCCTCGTTCCTCATCCTCGGCACGGCGGCCCTCATGGTCCTGTCCACCTTCAAGATCAACCTGGCGCCGTTGCTCGCCTCGGCGGGTGTCGCGGGCGTCGCGATCGGCTTCGGGGCGCGGAACCTCGTGACGGACTTCCTCTCGGGCGTCTTCATGATCCTGGAGGACCAGTACGGGGTCGGCGACACGATCGACGCGGGCGTGGCCAGCGGCGAGGTGATCGAGGTCGGGCTGCGCGTGACGAAGCTGCGCGGGGACAACGGCGAGATCTGGTACATCCGCAACGGCGAGGTCAAGCGGATCGGCAACCTGAGCCAGGGCTGGGCGACGGCGGGCGTGGACGTGACCGTCAAGACGGAGGAGGACCTGGACAGGGTCAAGGCGACGCTGGCGTCCGTGGCCGAGGCGATGAGCAAGGAGGAGCCCTGGAGCGAGCGGCTGTGGGGCCCGGTGGAGACGCTGGGCCTGGAGTCCGTGCTTCTGGACTCGATGGTGGTCCGCGTGGCCGCCCGTACGATGCCGGGCCAGGCGGTCGCGGTGGAGCGCGAACTGCGCTGGCGCATCAAGCACGCCTTCGACAAGGAGGGCATCAGCATCGTCGGCGGCATGCCCGTCTCGTCCCCGGCGGCGGACGGCTCGGACGCGGCGGCGGGCGTGGCGGCCCCCTCGGCGTACGCCTCGACGACGTCCCCGCAGTCGCTCAACGCGAGCCCGCTGCCGCCGCAGACACCGTTGCAGAAGTGA
- a CDS encoding LLM class flavin-dependent oxidoreductase, translated as MPRLSKLGFLTIGLFDPASPRAGHESTLGLIAHGESLGLDSAWVRHRHLQYGISSPVAVLAAATQRTSRIQLGTAVTPLGWENPLRLAEDWATVDVLSGGRLNPGFSVGPPARYEEVKDALYPDTAEAEDFSYARVSRLLACVRGEAVTTGGATTGFEARSDLVQPQSPGLGRRLWYGAGSLRSARWAGEQGLNLLTSSVVKWDPEVAPDTGVPPFAAIQRAQIRAFRAAHPDGARARVSQGLVVVPTDSATPAQRERYAAYARERLPRTTAPQGPAGLLFAPDLVGPSAELAERLHADAAFQEVDEVAFALPFDFAYEDYIQILGDFAHHLGPALDWKPGA; from the coding sequence ATGCCCCGGCTCAGCAAGCTCGGCTTCCTCACGATCGGCCTCTTCGACCCCGCCTCGCCGCGCGCGGGCCACGAGTCCACGCTCGGCCTCATCGCACACGGCGAATCGCTCGGACTCGACTCCGCCTGGGTCCGCCACCGCCACCTCCAGTACGGCATCTCCTCCCCCGTCGCCGTCCTCGCCGCCGCGACCCAGCGGACCTCGCGCATCCAGCTCGGCACCGCCGTCACGCCGCTCGGCTGGGAGAACCCGCTCCGGCTCGCGGAGGACTGGGCGACGGTCGACGTGCTCTCGGGCGGCCGGCTGAACCCCGGCTTCAGCGTCGGCCCGCCCGCGCGGTACGAGGAGGTCAAGGACGCCCTGTACCCGGACACGGCCGAGGCCGAGGACTTCTCCTACGCGCGCGTCTCGCGCCTCCTCGCGTGCGTACGCGGCGAGGCGGTCACGACGGGCGGCGCCACGACCGGCTTCGAGGCCCGCTCCGACCTCGTGCAGCCGCAGTCGCCCGGCCTCGGCCGACGGCTGTGGTACGGGGCGGGGAGCCTGCGCTCGGCGCGGTGGGCGGGCGAGCAGGGGCTCAACCTGCTGACGAGCAGCGTCGTGAAGTGGGACCCGGAGGTCGCCCCGGACACGGGCGTCCCCCCGTTCGCCGCGATCCAGCGCGCCCAGATCCGCGCCTTCCGCGCGGCCCACCCGGACGGCGCGCGGGCCCGCGTCTCGCAGGGCCTCGTCGTCGTCCCGACCGACTCGGCGACGCCCGCGCAACGGGAACGCTACGCGGCGTACGCGCGCGAGCGCCTGCCCCGGACGACGGCGCCGCAGGGCCCCGCCGGACTCCTCTTCGCACCCGACCTCGTGGGCCCCTCGGCCGAACTCGCCGAGCGGCTGCACGCCGACGCCGCCTTCCAGGAGGTGGACGAGGTCGCCTTCGCGCTGCCCTTCGACTTCGCCTACGAGGACTACATCCAGATTCTCGGCGACTTCGCGCACCACCTGGGCCCGGCGCTGGACTGGAAGCCGGGCGCCTGA